The proteins below are encoded in one region of Pantoea sp. At-9b:
- a CDS encoding amino acid ABC transporter ATP-binding protein yields MSNSAITLSRITKSFGSTQVLKEISLDVSPGEVLVLIGASGSGKSTVLRIMSGLETADGGEIWVNNVPLHDNKRSREICGHVGMVFQQFNLFPHKTALGNVTLALIKAQKLSEAEANKRGMAALTRVGLAERAHYYPAQLSGGQQQRVAIARALAVEPKIMFFDEATSALDPELVGEVMEVMRSLAREGMTMVVVTHEMGFARKTADRVVFMDQGVIAEQGSPEQIFVHPQNPRTQQFLSRVLEH; encoded by the coding sequence ATGAGCAATTCCGCCATTACACTGAGCCGTATCACCAAATCGTTTGGCAGCACTCAGGTGCTGAAAGAAATCAGCCTTGATGTGTCGCCCGGCGAAGTGCTGGTGCTGATTGGCGCATCCGGTTCCGGCAAAAGCACGGTGTTACGCATTATGAGCGGGCTGGAAACCGCCGACGGTGGTGAAATCTGGGTTAATAATGTGCCATTGCACGACAACAAACGTAGCCGCGAGATATGTGGCCATGTTGGTATGGTGTTCCAGCAGTTCAACCTGTTCCCCCACAAAACCGCGCTGGGTAACGTGACGCTGGCGTTGATCAAAGCGCAAAAATTGTCCGAAGCTGAAGCCAATAAACGTGGCATGGCGGCGCTGACGCGTGTTGGTCTGGCTGAACGTGCCCATTATTATCCGGCACAGCTCTCCGGTGGACAGCAACAGCGCGTAGCGATTGCGCGCGCGCTGGCAGTGGAACCGAAAATTATGTTCTTTGATGAAGCCACGTCCGCGCTCGATCCCGAGTTGGTCGGGGAAGTGATGGAGGTAATGCGCAGCCTGGCGCGCGAAGGCATGACGATGGTGGTGGTCACCCACGAGATGGGTTTTGCGCGTAAAACCGCCGATCGTGTGGTGTTTATGGACCAGGGTGTGATTGCGGAACAGGGATCGCCGGAACAAATTTTTGTGCATCCGCAGAATCCCCGTACCCAACAATTTTTATCCCGCGTGCTTGAGCATTGA
- a CDS encoding PAAR domain-containing protein: MIKGVIRLGDKLSHGGQVTEATGEMFDGKPVMLLGDSARCNLHGKTKADEGHPTWTMHGRNVVTEEYQAKCGCSFISSLPVAGAR, from the coding sequence ATGATAAAAGGCGTTATCCGTCTCGGCGACAAATTATCGCACGGTGGTCAGGTTACTGAGGCCACGGGTGAAATGTTTGATGGCAAACCCGTGATGCTATTGGGCGACAGTGCGCGCTGTAACCTTCACGGTAAAACGAAAGCTGATGAAGGCCATCCAACCTGGACAATGCATGGGCGGAATGTGGTCACTGAGGAATACCAGGCTAAATGCGGCTGTTCGTTTATCTCTTCATTACCTGTCGCGGGAGCCCGTTAA
- a CDS encoding transporter substrate-binding domain-containing protein, giving the protein MNATSLKIIAGALVMLAVSGCTPTEEKKDAGAAPQSALQTVLQRGTLRVGDCLSFAPFGFYDKDGNPDGYDVDLAKALAKEMGVKLEMVNTTSANRIPNLQTNKVDVVFCNFTRNLERAKEIGFTNPYVVASEAMLVRKESGIKSAHDMAGKTIATVKGSTNGDEVRSMGIDVKIQEYDSSQAAILAVKQGQADAMIEDNNFLAYQAKLDPTLTVTNEALVPLEYNAFGVKQGDQVWLNYLNEFLFEINASGENATLYQKWFGDKPRYPLNPQF; this is encoded by the coding sequence ATGAATGCAACTTCGTTAAAAATCATCGCTGGTGCGCTGGTCATGCTGGCCGTTAGCGGTTGTACCCCCACGGAAGAGAAAAAAGACGCGGGCGCTGCACCACAATCTGCGCTGCAAACCGTATTGCAACGCGGCACGTTGCGCGTGGGTGATTGCCTGAGTTTCGCACCCTTTGGCTTTTACGATAAAGATGGCAATCCCGATGGTTATGACGTTGATTTAGCGAAAGCGCTGGCGAAAGAGATGGGTGTCAAACTGGAGATGGTCAACACCACCAGCGCCAATCGCATCCCTAACCTGCAAACCAATAAAGTGGATGTGGTGTTCTGTAACTTCACACGCAACCTGGAGCGCGCCAAAGAAATCGGCTTCACCAACCCGTATGTGGTGGCGAGTGAAGCGATGCTGGTACGCAAAGAGAGCGGCATCAAGTCGGCGCATGATATGGCCGGTAAAACCATTGCCACGGTGAAAGGTTCGACCAATGGTGACGAGGTGCGCAGCATGGGCATCGACGTGAAAATCCAGGAGTACGACTCCTCACAGGCTGCCATTCTGGCGGTGAAACAGGGTCAGGCTGATGCGATGATCGAGGATAACAACTTCCTTGCATACCAGGCCAAGCTCGATCCAACGCTCACCGTCACCAATGAAGCCCTGGTGCCACTGGAGTACAACGCCTTTGGCGTGAAACAGGGTGACCAGGTGTGGCTTAACTACCTGAACGAGTTCCTGTTTGAGATCAACGCTTCCGGTGAGAATGCCACGCTGTATCAAAAATGGTTTGGTGATAAGCCTCGTTATCCGCTGAACCCGCAATTCTGA
- a CDS encoding RidA family protein, protein MTIKRYGIEGGTGTGGQKLPFARAVEADGWLYISGQTPMREGEVVEGGIIEQTRLAFDNCLTIMREAGYRVEDVVHVTAVLTDARYFSSFNKVFSEIFSGNPPARICSVQDLVVDCKVEVDMKCFRADRK, encoded by the coding sequence ATGACGATCAAACGTTATGGCATTGAAGGCGGCACCGGCACCGGTGGGCAAAAACTACCGTTCGCACGGGCTGTTGAGGCCGATGGCTGGTTATATATCTCGGGTCAGACACCGATGCGCGAAGGCGAAGTGGTGGAAGGCGGTATCATTGAACAGACTCGCCTGGCGTTTGATAACTGCCTGACCATTATGCGTGAGGCGGGTTATAGGGTGGAGGATGTGGTACACGTCACAGCAGTGTTAACCGACGCACGTTACTTCAGTTCATTTAATAAAGTTTTCAGCGAGATATTCTCTGGTAATCCACCAGCACGTATTTGTAGCGTGCAGGATTTAGTGGTCGACTGCAAAGTGGAAGTGGATATGAAATGCTTCCGGGCCGATCGGAAATAA
- a CDS encoding DMT family transporter: protein MKIALNGWVSGFIGVMIFAGSLPATRAAIGGFDPIFLTCARATIAALLGGTLLVVLRQKRPASTDLLALAITALGVVVGFPLLTAWAVQHISSARSIVFLGLLPMSTAIFAVLRGGERPRPIFWVFSIAGSAIIAGYALGGTAGDMMAGDALMIAAIILCGLGYAEGAKLSRRLGGWQVISWALLLSAPVMLPIAMFTAPTTFSGIAISAWLGFAYVSIFSMLIGFIFWYHGLAKGGIAAVGQLQLIQPFMGFALAALLLHESVSWAMLAVASGTIMCVFGAKRYAS from the coding sequence ATGAAAATTGCATTAAACGGCTGGGTCAGTGGCTTTATCGGGGTGATGATTTTTGCCGGATCGCTGCCTGCCACGCGCGCCGCTATCGGCGGATTCGATCCGATATTTCTGACCTGCGCACGTGCCACCATTGCAGCGCTGTTAGGTGGCACGTTGTTGGTCGTGCTACGTCAGAAACGCCCAGCCTCGACGGACCTTCTCGCGTTGGCGATCACGGCGTTGGGTGTGGTGGTCGGTTTTCCACTGTTGACCGCATGGGCGGTTCAGCATATCTCCTCTGCGCGCTCAATTGTATTTCTTGGCCTGTTGCCAATGTCGACCGCGATCTTTGCCGTACTGCGCGGTGGTGAGCGGCCCCGTCCGATATTCTGGGTATTCTCCATCGCCGGCAGCGCCATTATTGCTGGCTATGCCCTGGGCGGCACCGCAGGCGACATGATGGCGGGTGATGCGTTGATGATCGCGGCCATCATTCTCTGCGGACTGGGTTATGCCGAAGGGGCGAAGTTATCGCGGCGGCTCGGAGGTTGGCAGGTGATCAGTTGGGCGTTGCTGCTTTCCGCTCCGGTGATGCTGCCCATCGCGATGTTCACCGCCCCCACCACCTTTAGCGGCATTGCCATCTCTGCGTGGTTGGGCTTTGCTTACGTATCGATATTTAGCATGCTGATTGGTTTTATCTTCTGGTATCACGGGCTGGCAAAAGGGGGCATTGCGGCGGTAGGACAACTGCAACTGATACAACCGTTTATGGGTTTTGCACTGGCAGCGTTACTGTTACACGAATCAGTCAGCTGGGCGATGCTGGCAGTGGCGAGTGGCACCATTATGTGTGTATTTGGCGCAAAACGGTATGCATCCTGA
- a CDS encoding alanine racemase, with amino-acid sequence MSIHFPLVADGLLDAQQPAPRFKSVAGYGDTTLPAGTPVLASDQVFSPLMLMKQSALENNLRQLADFCREQGVMLAAHGKTSMSPAILRRAITEGGAWGLSAATPAQVRALRQFGIRNVFLANQLVDPAGIRWIGEWQRQHPDHGFVCYVDSLQGVRLLEQHLGDSRIAVLLEMSISGGRTGCRSPSDALEIATAIAACPALQLVGVAGYEGALGAGRDSAGIAKVHDYCQMLIATAALLAGKQLFSSDNIILSAGGGAWFDVVSACFTAARLPLPVTPLIRSGAYMAHDNGLYARITPFAQPGANHHFEAALEIWGRVLSRPEPGLAFVDFGRRDVPFDQDLPNPLWVRNVDGSAPRTAHGMRISEVNDQHAYLLLPEDDALKPGDWIGCGISHPCTAFDKWRYLPLVDDDYCVTDSLETAF; translated from the coding sequence ATGTCGATTCATTTTCCGCTGGTGGCGGACGGTCTGCTGGATGCGCAACAACCCGCGCCACGCTTTAAATCTGTGGCAGGTTATGGCGATACAACGCTACCGGCTGGCACCCCGGTACTTGCCAGCGATCAGGTGTTTTCCCCGCTGATGCTGATGAAGCAATCGGCGCTGGAGAATAATCTGCGTCAGTTGGCGGACTTTTGCCGTGAACAGGGGGTGATGCTGGCGGCACACGGTAAGACTTCCATGTCTCCGGCGATTCTGCGCCGCGCTATCACTGAAGGCGGAGCCTGGGGATTAAGCGCCGCAACGCCTGCGCAGGTTCGCGCGTTGCGTCAGTTCGGCATTCGTAACGTCTTTCTCGCCAATCAACTGGTCGATCCCGCAGGCATCCGCTGGATTGGCGAGTGGCAACGGCAGCATCCCGATCACGGCTTTGTTTGTTATGTCGACTCATTGCAGGGTGTCCGTTTGCTGGAGCAACACCTGGGTGACAGCCGCATCGCCGTGCTGCTGGAGATGTCGATCAGTGGCGGACGCACCGGTTGCCGCTCACCCTCTGACGCGCTGGAGATTGCCACCGCGATTGCAGCTTGTCCTGCCCTGCAACTGGTCGGTGTGGCCGGCTATGAAGGCGCGCTGGGAGCGGGGCGTGATAGCGCGGGTATCGCTAAAGTGCACGATTATTGTCAAATGCTGATCGCCACCGCTGCGCTGCTGGCCGGGAAGCAGCTTTTTAGCAGTGACAACATCATTCTCAGCGCCGGTGGCGGTGCGTGGTTTGACGTGGTCAGCGCCTGTTTTACCGCAGCCCGACTGCCGCTGCCCGTCACACCGCTGATTCGCTCGGGTGCCTATATGGCACACGATAACGGATTGTATGCCCGCATCACGCCGTTCGCCCAGCCCGGGGCGAACCATCATTTTGAAGCCGCGCTGGAGATCTGGGGACGCGTGTTATCACGCCCAGAACCCGGCCTGGCGTTTGTTGATTTCGGTCGCCGCGATGTGCCCTTTGACCAGGATCTGCCGAATCCTCTGTGGGTGCGTAATGTTGATGGCAGTGCGCCCCGCACGGCCCACGGCATGCGTATCAGCGAAGTAAATGATCAACATGCGTATTTGTTGTTGCCGGAAGATGATGCGCTGAAGCCCGGTGACTGGATAGGTTGTGGCATTTCACACCCCTGCACCGCCTTTGATAAATGGCGTTATCTGCCGCTGGTGGATGATGATTATTGCGTCACAGATTCACTGGAAACAGCATTCTGA
- a CDS encoding amino acid ABC transporter permease, whose amino-acid sequence MSYQWLTLWNYGETFLAAAWLTLQVTLLAFVLAVTLGLLAALAKAAALAPLRWLSHCYVEFIRNTPVLLQIFIIFFGLPSLGITMSAFTAGVLALGINVGAYLSETFRAGIQSVPKGQLEAAWILGIPRRQVFLSVVLPQAARAVWPAIINNLIQLLLGTSLLSAIALPELTGTATVINARTLLYIQTFSVVALVYLLLSNLFSWLGSLAGRRMFHPPLVTTVKKSAWWWAKKWLTRPIKPENAL is encoded by the coding sequence ATGAGTTATCAATGGCTAACCCTGTGGAATTATGGCGAGACCTTTTTGGCCGCCGCCTGGCTGACGCTACAGGTCACCCTTCTCGCTTTCGTGCTGGCGGTGACGCTTGGCCTGCTGGCCGCGCTGGCGAAAGCAGCCGCGCTCGCTCCGCTACGCTGGCTGAGTCACTGCTATGTTGAATTTATCCGCAATACGCCGGTGTTGCTGCAAATCTTCATCATCTTTTTCGGTCTGCCTTCGCTCGGCATCACCATGAGCGCCTTTACCGCTGGCGTGCTGGCGCTGGGGATTAACGTCGGTGCCTATCTGTCGGAGACCTTCCGTGCCGGTATTCAGTCGGTGCCCAAAGGCCAGTTGGAAGCCGCGTGGATTTTGGGTATTCCTCGCCGCCAGGTGTTTCTGAGCGTGGTGTTACCCCAGGCGGCGCGCGCGGTGTGGCCTGCCATTATCAACAATTTAATACAGCTGTTGCTGGGTACTTCGTTGCTGTCGGCGATTGCGCTGCCGGAACTGACTGGCACCGCTACGGTGATCAACGCCCGTACCCTGCTGTATATCCAGACCTTCAGCGTGGTAGCTCTGGTGTATCTGCTGCTGAGTAATCTGTTTTCCTGGCTCGGCAGCCTGGCGGGACGGCGTATGTTTCATCCGCCGCTGGTAACAACGGTAAAAAAGTCCGCCTGGTGGTGGGCAAAAAAATGGCTGACTAGACCTATCAAACCGGAGAATGCGCTATGA
- a CDS encoding amino acid ABC transporter permease, with protein MSDLIISSLPLLLKGLGITLLLSVAAIAGSTLLGLLAAVLRTSRLPVARQIAVLYTELFRGTPVLITLMFIYFGVAYFGYEINLFAAGILGLSIYQGAYIAEVFRAGIEAVPKGQWEVSWILGLSKRQTFLSVILPQTRGIVLPPLVGQYLSLIKDTSIVSMIGMSELMHQGQAIVDRIGQPVVIYGLVAVLYFVVCFPLSRWVQHHQTRSQLS; from the coding sequence ATGAGTGATTTGATCATCAGCTCGTTGCCGCTGCTACTGAAGGGGCTGGGTATCACCCTGCTACTCTCCGTTGCCGCGATTGCTGGCAGCACCCTGCTCGGCCTGCTCGCTGCCGTTTTGCGCACCAGCCGCCTGCCCGTCGCCCGGCAGATTGCCGTGCTCTACACCGAGCTGTTTCGTGGCACACCGGTGTTGATCACCCTGATGTTTATCTACTTTGGTGTCGCCTATTTTGGATATGAAATCAATCTGTTTGCCGCCGGTATTCTTGGGCTGAGTATCTATCAGGGCGCGTATATCGCCGAGGTGTTTCGTGCCGGGATTGAAGCGGTACCCAAAGGGCAATGGGAGGTGTCGTGGATTCTTGGCCTGTCGAAACGCCAGACCTTTCTCAGCGTCATCCTGCCACAGACGCGCGGCATCGTGCTGCCACCGCTGGTGGGGCAGTATCTCTCCCTGATTAAGGACACCTCGATCGTCAGCATGATCGGCATGTCAGAACTGATGCACCAGGGCCAGGCGATTGTCGATCGCATCGGCCAGCCGGTGGTGATTTATGGTCTGGTGGCCGTGCTGTACTTCGTTGTCTGCTTTCCGCTTTCCCGTTGGGTTCAACATCATCAAACCAGGAGCCAGTTATCATGA
- a CDS encoding IclR family transcriptional regulator, producing MPDEKPSRARGVDRVIDIFRQLHIARQPMAMRDLIDATGAPRSSVYELVSLLSEAGLVELDADGAVFFGREMHYYGADYMAHNDLIRRAHQLMVEIVARHGETVQLCMLEGNKYTVVLSESNAHPFKITSDIGVRVPITWTATGRLLLSNWSDSAILDLIPEEDYRLANGQILDKQAFLEDIHRAGHLGYCLTEGLSESFTCCMAAPIRSRNGQAVAAICFMVSRDTPEDRRQMLLKELIVAGQKLSDFT from the coding sequence ATGCCGGACGAAAAGCCATCGCGTGCGCGCGGCGTTGACCGGGTTATCGACATTTTTCGCCAGTTGCATATCGCTCGTCAGCCCATGGCGATGCGTGATTTGATCGACGCCACCGGCGCGCCACGTTCCAGTGTGTATGAATTAGTCAGCCTGCTGAGTGAAGCCGGGCTGGTGGAACTGGATGCTGACGGCGCGGTGTTCTTTGGTCGAGAAATGCACTATTACGGTGCGGACTACATGGCGCATAATGACCTCATCCGCCGTGCTCATCAGTTAATGGTTGAGATAGTTGCCCGGCATGGCGAGACGGTGCAGCTGTGTATGCTGGAAGGCAACAAGTACACCGTGGTGTTGTCAGAAAGTAACGCCCATCCATTCAAAATCACCTCTGATATCGGTGTGCGGGTGCCCATTACCTGGACCGCCACTGGCCGTTTGCTGCTCAGCAACTGGTCTGACAGCGCGATTCTCGATCTGATCCCCGAAGAAGATTACCGTCTGGCGAATGGGCAAATCCTCGACAAACAGGCATTCCTGGAAGATATCCATCGTGCCGGACATCTGGGTTATTGCCTGACGGAAGGATTATCCGAGAGCTTTACCTGTTGTATGGCCGCGCCGATTCGTTCGCGTAATGGTCAGGCGGTGGCGGCGATCTGTTTTATGGTGAGTCGTGATACGCCAGAGGATCGGCGTCAGATGTTGTTGAAAGAATTGATCGTGGCCGGGCAAAAATTATCGGATTTCACCTGA
- a CDS encoding LysR family transcriptional regulator codes for MLRDELGDLAAFLVVAEEKSFTRAAARLSTSQPALSQTVRRLEERLGVRLLIRNTRNVAVTEAGEQLVNTLRPALSDIDHRLQALSQFRDKPAGTVRITAGQHAADTLIWPAIREVLHTYPDINIELSLDSALTDIVSERFDAGIRLGERVELDMIAARIGPDLRMAVVGTPDYFAKHPIPKSPHELPHHTCINIRLPSSGGIYAWEFSQGERELNVRVDGQFIVNNIVAALKAAEAGVGLAMVMEDMVEAQLEEGKLVRVLAEWCAPFAGYHIYYPSRRLLSPAFQVLLQTLRRRSTVVEKPRRQP; via the coding sequence ATGCTGCGAGATGAGCTGGGTGATCTGGCCGCTTTTTTGGTGGTGGCTGAGGAAAAAAGTTTCACGCGCGCTGCCGCCAGGCTCTCCACCTCACAGCCTGCGTTGAGCCAGACGGTACGCCGTCTGGAAGAAAGGCTGGGGGTACGTCTGTTGATCCGTAACACCCGAAATGTGGCTGTTACCGAAGCCGGTGAACAACTGGTGAATACCCTGCGCCCGGCGTTAAGCGATATCGACCATCGCTTGCAGGCGCTGAGTCAATTTCGAGATAAACCCGCTGGCACGGTACGGATCACCGCGGGCCAACATGCCGCAGATACCCTTATCTGGCCCGCTATCCGTGAGGTGCTGCATACTTACCCCGATATTAACATCGAGTTATCGCTGGATTCCGCGTTAACGGATATCGTCAGTGAACGCTTTGATGCCGGTATTCGCCTGGGTGAACGGGTGGAGCTGGATATGATCGCCGCACGCATCGGCCCTGACTTGCGTATGGCGGTCGTGGGCACACCCGACTATTTCGCCAAACACCCCATCCCCAAGTCGCCCCACGAATTACCACATCACACCTGCATCAATATCCGCCTGCCCAGTTCTGGCGGCATTTATGCCTGGGAATTTAGTCAGGGGGAACGCGAACTTAACGTTCGCGTTGATGGGCAATTTATTGTTAACAACATCGTCGCGGCACTGAAAGCGGCGGAAGCTGGGGTGGGCCTGGCTATGGTGATGGAAGATATGGTGGAGGCCCAACTTGAGGAGGGCAAGCTGGTGCGGGTACTGGCTGAGTGGTGCGCCCCCTTTGCCGGATATCATATTTATTACCCCAGCCGCCGCCTGCTTTCTCCAGCATTTCAGGTGTTACTACAAACGTTACGCCGCAGGAGTACGGTGGTGGAGAAGCCACGCAGGCAGCCATGA
- a CDS encoding SDR family oxidoreductase — MTKDIVVIIGAGGIGQAIARRQGFGKTLLLADFNTQTLQQAAEQLSAAGYSVETQNVDVTSRESVEKLAARASSLGSVMQVINTAGLSPNMAPVDKVLEVDLYGAALVFEVFETVIAPGGAGLIISSMAGHMMPALAAEQEHALAFTPVEALLDLPFLQPDAIPNTLVAYMMAKRANHLRVQASAISWGEKGARVNSISPGVVVTPLAQHELNSAIGDIYRAMINASPVKRMAPPEEIAIAAAFLLGPDAGFVTGSDLLMDGGVIAAMRAGKLQTPG, encoded by the coding sequence ATGACAAAAGATATCGTGGTAATTATTGGTGCTGGTGGCATTGGTCAGGCGATTGCTCGCCGCCAGGGATTTGGCAAAACATTACTGCTGGCCGACTTCAATACGCAGACTCTGCAACAGGCGGCAGAACAACTTAGTGCGGCGGGTTACAGCGTTGAAACCCAGAATGTTGATGTGACGTCGCGTGAGTCGGTTGAAAAGCTGGCGGCCCGCGCGTCCTCACTCGGCAGTGTTATGCAGGTTATTAATACCGCAGGTCTGTCGCCCAATATGGCCCCGGTAGATAAAGTGCTGGAGGTGGATCTCTATGGTGCTGCGCTGGTGTTTGAGGTGTTTGAAACGGTGATCGCCCCTGGTGGGGCCGGGTTGATTATTTCCAGTATGGCAGGGCATATGATGCCTGCGCTGGCAGCAGAACAGGAGCATGCATTAGCTTTTACACCTGTCGAGGCGTTGCTGGATCTACCCTTCCTGCAACCAGATGCCATCCCGAATACGTTGGTGGCTTATATGATGGCAAAACGCGCCAACCATTTGCGTGTGCAGGCGTCTGCTATCAGTTGGGGGGAGAAAGGCGCACGCGTGAACTCCATCAGCCCTGGGGTGGTGGTGACACCGCTGGCGCAACATGAACTCAACTCTGCAATTGGTGACATTTATCGCGCGATGATTAATGCCTCTCCGGTAAAACGCATGGCACCACCGGAGGAAATTGCCATCGCTGCTGCTTTCCTGCTGGGACCGGATGCCGGGTTCGTCACCGGGAGTGATCTGTTGATGGATGGCGGCGTGATTGCGGCGATGCGTGCTGGGAAGCTGCAAACGCCGGGGTGA
- a CDS encoding ABC transporter substrate-binding protein produces MKTRLLLAMGLLASTAACATTYPLSVTDMDGHTQTINKEPQHIILQDGRDVLTLALLDRDDPFKRVVAWNNLPKKQDTQTWDMLKGRWPEATKIVDMGFNDQGQVNLESVLAQKPDLMIAQLRAKPALKQSGVLDTLNNLHIPVVFVDYELHPAQNTAPSVTLLGKVLNRETEAKAYTDFYQQHMQKMTQVIDKIKNKPTVFIEPIAGNSDNCCFTHGHNGWGGLVEAVGGKNIGSALLPGNSGFVALEKIIAMKPDVYIMTGSKRPNTNVLPFGYGVEPKDVGVTFQKLLSRTGLAQIEPVKQGRVYGVYHHFYNHPYNIVGMEILAKDLYPQQFSDLNPTADFHTIIKDFTKLPDDAITLSYPQNQ; encoded by the coding sequence ATGAAAACGCGCCTGTTACTGGCTATGGGGTTGTTGGCTTCAACGGCGGCTTGCGCCACCACTTATCCACTCAGCGTCACAGATATGGATGGTCATACCCAGACCATCAACAAGGAACCGCAACATATTATTTTGCAGGATGGCCGTGATGTCCTGACGCTGGCGTTACTGGATCGTGACGACCCGTTCAAACGCGTGGTCGCCTGGAATAACCTGCCGAAAAAACAAGACACCCAAACCTGGGACATGCTGAAAGGCCGCTGGCCGGAAGCGACAAAAATCGTCGATATGGGCTTTAACGACCAGGGGCAGGTCAACCTGGAAAGTGTCCTGGCGCAAAAACCGGATTTGATGATTGCCCAGCTGCGTGCCAAACCGGCACTGAAACAATCAGGTGTCCTGGATACGCTGAACAACCTGCATATTCCGGTGGTGTTTGTCGATTATGAACTGCATCCGGCGCAGAATACCGCCCCCAGCGTTACTTTGTTGGGCAAAGTGCTGAATCGCGAAACGGAAGCTAAAGCCTACACCGATTTCTATCAACAGCATATGCAGAAAATGACGCAGGTCATTGATAAAATTAAAAATAAACCCACCGTATTTATTGAGCCGATCGCTGGAAACAGCGATAACTGCTGCTTTACTCATGGTCACAACGGCTGGGGTGGCTTGGTTGAAGCGGTGGGTGGCAAAAATATCGGCTCCGCGTTGCTGCCGGGGAATTCAGGTTTCGTTGCGCTGGAGAAAATCATCGCCATGAAACCGGATGTTTACATCATGACCGGCTCCAAACGTCCGAACACGAACGTGCTGCCGTTTGGTTATGGGGTTGAGCCGAAAGATGTCGGTGTCACCTTCCAGAAACTGTTGAGCCGCACCGGTCTGGCGCAGATCGAGCCGGTGAAACAAGGGCGTGTTTACGGGGTTTACCACCATTTCTATAACCATCCGTACAATATCGTCGGCATGGAGATTTTGGCGAAAGATCTCTACCCGCAGCAGTTTAGCGATCTCAACCCGACCGCAGATTTCCACACCATCATTAAAGACTTCACCAAACTGCCGGATGATGCGATTACCCTGAGTTATCCGCAAAACCAATAG